A stretch of Schistocerca cancellata isolate TAMUIC-IGC-003103 chromosome 3, iqSchCanc2.1, whole genome shotgun sequence DNA encodes these proteins:
- the LOC126176516 gene encoding ketohexokinase-like, whose translation MPPHQQYDNKQDRSADAHAEFVSHSRLHRCQARNFDHLKKATKRILAWNSGDRRPIPMSIDMQDYDDRCLDMMPTADLIIVSKDFARTLGYKSMSDTLDGLYGYLKPGATLVVPWGEQGAAAKGPEGVFLAPAYPPERVLDTLGAGDAFCAALLSALSSGCPLQHSLRYACQVAGAKVEMHGFRGLREVLRQRGVRCES comes from the exons ATGCCGCCACATCAGCAGTATGACAACAAGCAGGACCGATCAGCTGACGCTCACGCAGAGTTTGTTAGCCACTCCCGGCTCCACAGATGTCAG gCACGAAACTTCGACCATCTGAAGAAAGCGACCAAGAGGATTCTGGCTTGGAATTCCGGAGATCGCAGACCTATCCCGATGTCAATAGATATGCAAGATTATGATGACCGGTGTCTAGATATGATGCCCACGGCAGATCTTATTATTGTCAGCAAAGATTTCGCGAGGACGCTCGGATATAAGTCAATGTCTGATACACTGGATGGCCTTTATGGATACCTCAAACCAGG AGCGACCTTGGTGGTGCCGTGGGGAGAGCAAGGAGCGGCTGCAAAAGGTCCTGAGGGCGTCTTCTTGGCCCCCGCCTATCCTCCAGAGCGCGTTTTGGACACGCTGGGCGCTGGAGATGCCTTCTGCGCCGCGCTGCTGTCAGCGCTGTCTAGCGGATGCCCCCTGCAACACAGCCTGCGATACGCCTGTCAGGTTGCTGGCGCCAAGGTCGAAATGCACGGCTTCCGTGGACTTCGGGAAGTCCTCAGGCAACGCGGTGTACGGTGCGAAAGCTAG